From Channa argus isolate prfri chromosome 18, Channa argus male v1.0, whole genome shotgun sequence, the proteins below share one genomic window:
- the wbp1 gene encoding WW domain-binding protein 1 isoform X1 yields the protein MPQKALGSIVGLLCTGTCLVQGKEFCFGVNNEQYRCEMGYCCGETECCTYYYELWWFWLVWTLIIMLSCCCAYRHRRVKMRLQQEQRQREISLMAYQGASTSFISPPPPNLRFWNDCKLPDYEEVVGHPPTPPPPYSENPPETHPTCPLQLSQPQPPAASMPQPLPETDARVTSLTTGSSSEPDAVPVLIQAERLDEGSAMASLMAEEEDEELVTRRRHVTGDSGIEVCVCQLDVDESSGLEEESDEEHRMCKVTSGDCCSGHQHQTFGQKEHASELPSHTTSTSTTTGDHMV from the exons gGTAAGGAGTTCTGTTTTGGGGTAAACAATGAGCAGTACCGATGTGAGATGGGCTATTGTTGTGGAGAGACAGAGTGCTGTACCTACTACTATGAGCTGTGGT GGTTCTGGCTGGTATGGACCCTCATCATCatgctgagctgctgctgtgccTACCGACATAGGAGGGTTAAAATGCGTCTGCAGCAGGAGCAACGTCAACGTGAGATCAGCCTCATGGCCTACCAGGGAGCCTCCACCTCCTTCATTTCCCCTCCGCCACCTAATCTAA GATTCTGGAATGACTGCAAGCTTCCTGACTACGAAGAGGTGGTAGGTCACCCCCCAACGCCACCTCCTCCTTATTCTGAAAACCCTCCTGAAACTCATCCAACATGTCCTTTACAACTGAGCCAGCCACAGCCACCCGCTGCCTCAATGCCACAACCACTGCCTGAAACAGATGCAAGAGTGACTAGTCTCACCACAGGCTCATCCTCAGAACCGGATGCAGTTCCAGTGCTGATCCAAGCGGAGCGTCTTGATGAGGGGTCTGCGATGGCTTCGTTGatggcagaggaggaggatgaggagctAGTCACTAGGCGTCGGCATGTCACCGGCGACTCAGGGattgaggtgtgtgtttgccagCTGGATGTAGACGAAAGCTCAGGGCTCGAGGAGGAAAGCGATGAAGAACACCGGATGTGCAAGGTCACCAGCGGAGACTGTTGCTCCGGGCACCAGCATCAGACATTTGGACAGAAGGAGCATGCATCTGAGTTACCCAGCCATaccaccagcaccagcaccaccacTGGAGATCATATGGTGTGA
- the wbp1 gene encoding WW domain-binding protein 1 isoform X2, whose product MGYCCGETECCTYYYELWWFWLVWTLIIMLSCCCAYRHRRVKMRLQQEQRQREISLMAYQGASTSFISPPPPNLRFWNDCKLPDYEEVVGHPPTPPPPYSENPPETHPTCPLQLSQPQPPAASMPQPLPETDARVTSLTTGSSSEPDAVPVLIQAERLDEGSAMASLMAEEEDEELVTRRRHVTGDSGIEVCVCQLDVDESSGLEEESDEEHRMCKVTSGDCCSGHQHQTFGQKEHASELPSHTTSTSTTTGDHMV is encoded by the exons ATGGGCTATTGTTGTGGAGAGACAGAGTGCTGTACCTACTACTATGAGCTGTGGT GGTTCTGGCTGGTATGGACCCTCATCATCatgctgagctgctgctgtgccTACCGACATAGGAGGGTTAAAATGCGTCTGCAGCAGGAGCAACGTCAACGTGAGATCAGCCTCATGGCCTACCAGGGAGCCTCCACCTCCTTCATTTCCCCTCCGCCACCTAATCTAA GATTCTGGAATGACTGCAAGCTTCCTGACTACGAAGAGGTGGTAGGTCACCCCCCAACGCCACCTCCTCCTTATTCTGAAAACCCTCCTGAAACTCATCCAACATGTCCTTTACAACTGAGCCAGCCACAGCCACCCGCTGCCTCAATGCCACAACCACTGCCTGAAACAGATGCAAGAGTGACTAGTCTCACCACAGGCTCATCCTCAGAACCGGATGCAGTTCCAGTGCTGATCCAAGCGGAGCGTCTTGATGAGGGGTCTGCGATGGCTTCGTTGatggcagaggaggaggatgaggagctAGTCACTAGGCGTCGGCATGTCACCGGCGACTCAGGGattgaggtgtgtgtttgccagCTGGATGTAGACGAAAGCTCAGGGCTCGAGGAGGAAAGCGATGAAGAACACCGGATGTGCAAGGTCACCAGCGGAGACTGTTGCTCCGGGCACCAGCATCAGACATTTGGACAGAAGGAGCATGCATCTGAGTTACCCAGCCATaccaccagcaccagcaccaccacTGGAGATCATATGGTGTGA